In one Halorubrum sp. CBA1229 genomic region, the following are encoded:
- a CDS encoding sugar ABC transporter permease, producing MSTDTRADEGGSLLARPLNWLETQSEEVYAYVLLIPAFALLALVAFYPLIETFRFSLLADAVASADPFGEFIGLDNYVDLLTGDTNFTQQFISISTTDSFPFVTFGAPFLQQALFVTLAFAIVSVLFETTIGFGQALVLDQDFYGRRWVRVSIIIPWAIPIVIQGMIFFLLFNPTIGFGTEFMQWLGVFGDNPLSSSTDSFLIVLVADIWKTTAFMALLILAGLQSIDRGLYDVAEVSGASPWQRFRYITLPLVAPALLVAMLFRTMDAMRIYGLIDATAGCETVPSLTCLVIIALQNSRRWATASAVAFLTAVVISGFVVLYLLALRDSEGGVA from the coding sequence ATGTCAACCGACACGCGAGCGGACGAGGGGGGATCGCTGCTCGCCCGCCCGCTCAACTGGCTGGAGACGCAGAGCGAGGAGGTGTACGCCTACGTCCTGCTGATCCCTGCGTTCGCGCTGCTCGCGCTCGTCGCCTTCTACCCGCTGATCGAGACGTTCCGCTTCTCGCTGCTCGCCGACGCCGTCGCGTCCGCCGACCCGTTCGGCGAGTTCATCGGCCTCGACAACTACGTCGACCTGCTGACCGGCGACACGAACTTCACCCAGCAGTTCATCTCGATATCCACCACGGACTCGTTCCCGTTCGTCACGTTCGGGGCGCCGTTCCTGCAGCAGGCGCTGTTCGTCACGCTGGCGTTCGCGATCGTCAGCGTCCTGTTCGAGACGACGATCGGGTTCGGGCAGGCCCTGGTGCTCGACCAGGACTTCTACGGTCGCCGCTGGGTCCGCGTGTCGATCATCATCCCGTGGGCCATCCCCATCGTCATCCAGGGGATGATCTTCTTCCTGCTTTTCAACCCGACCATCGGGTTCGGGACCGAGTTCATGCAGTGGCTCGGGGTGTTCGGCGACAATCCGCTGTCGAGCAGCACGGACTCCTTTTTAATCGTGCTCGTCGCCGACATCTGGAAGACGACGGCGTTCATGGCGCTGCTCATCTTGGCGGGGCTTCAGAGCATCGACCGCGGGCTCTACGACGTCGCGGAGGTGTCGGGTGCCTCGCCCTGGCAGCGGTTCCGGTACATCACCCTGCCGCTCGTGGCGCCGGCGCTGCTCGTCGCGATGCTGTTCCGGACGATGGACGCGATGCGGATCTACGGGCTCATCGACGCCACGGCGGGCTGTGAGACCGTGCCGTCGCTGACCTGTCTCGTGATCATCGCGCTCCAGAACAGCCGGCGCTGGGCGACGGCCTCCGCCGTCGCGTTCCTGACCGCCGTCGTCATCAGCGGATTCGTCGTGTTGTACCTGCTCGCGCTGCGCGACAGCGAGGGGGGTGTCGCATGA
- a CDS encoding extracellular solute-binding protein has translation MVDRESDHDGGRVGVSRRRFLETTGAAGAAIGLAGCSGGGGGDGPIQITMDSEWQGISDTVSQSLYDAGLDESIEVEILPGDFESGARRSEFTSALDAGRASPDIFMMDSGWTIPFIARGQLVNLSEELSSETVDYVQSDYLESAVSTASDPGSGDLYGLPLFPDYPVMHYRKDLVEEAGYDPEGENWATEPMSWQEFAEIAADVWEQNGGQGGDFDYAFTTQADNYVGLSCCTFNETMTAFGGAYFGDHENLFGPIGDRPITVNEEPVHDTIRMMRSFMEGPDAEYAHPDFPQISTTDLLSFTEEPAREPFTSGNAIFHRNWPYAIPINLDSDSFEQADYDVMPLPYGVEAGEGDYEGTGGPAGALGGWHLTINPNTQRLDECVQVLEAFANEDVMQSNFAEGGYLPPDPSVTESVDPEEVGALGNFLDTLAVAGQNTVPRPVTVAWPDQSPQVASEVSAAYQGEKSPEEAMSDLESSLGDIESDLAQ, from the coding sequence ATGGTCGACAGAGAGTCCGATCACGACGGCGGTCGCGTGGGGGTATCACGACGGCGGTTCCTGGAAACAACCGGTGCCGCGGGGGCGGCAATCGGTCTCGCCGGCTGTTCCGGCGGCGGTGGCGGCGACGGACCGATCCAGATCACGATGGACAGCGAGTGGCAGGGCATCTCCGACACCGTCAGTCAGAGCCTGTACGACGCCGGGCTCGACGAGTCGATCGAGGTCGAGATCCTGCCGGGCGACTTCGAGTCGGGCGCGCGCCGGTCCGAGTTCACGTCGGCGCTGGACGCCGGGCGAGCGAGCCCGGACATCTTCATGATGGACTCCGGCTGGACGATCCCGTTCATCGCCCGGGGACAGCTCGTGAACCTGAGCGAGGAGCTCTCCTCGGAGACGGTCGATTACGTCCAGAGCGACTACCTAGAGAGCGCCGTGAGCACGGCGAGCGACCCGGGTAGCGGCGACCTGTACGGGCTGCCGCTGTTCCCGGACTACCCGGTGATGCACTACCGAAAGGACCTCGTCGAGGAGGCCGGCTACGACCCGGAGGGCGAGAACTGGGCGACCGAGCCGATGAGCTGGCAGGAGTTCGCCGAGATCGCCGCCGACGTCTGGGAGCAGAACGGCGGTCAGGGCGGCGACTTCGACTACGCGTTCACCACGCAGGCCGACAACTACGTCGGGCTGTCCTGCTGTACGTTCAACGAGACGATGACCGCCTTCGGCGGCGCGTACTTCGGCGACCACGAGAACCTCTTCGGGCCGATCGGCGACCGGCCGATCACCGTCAACGAGGAGCCCGTCCACGACACGATCCGCATGATGCGGTCGTTCATGGAGGGGCCGGACGCGGAGTACGCCCACCCCGACTTCCCGCAGATCTCGACGACGGACCTGCTGTCGTTCACCGAGGAGCCGGCCCGGGAGCCGTTCACGTCCGGCAACGCGATCTTCCACCGGAACTGGCCGTACGCGATCCCGATCAACCTCGACTCGGACTCGTTCGAGCAGGCCGACTACGACGTGATGCCGCTCCCGTACGGCGTCGAGGCCGGCGAGGGCGACTACGAGGGGACCGGCGGTCCCGCCGGGGCGCTCGGCGGGTGGCACCTCACGATCAACCCGAACACCCAGCGGCTCGACGAGTGCGTCCAGGTGCTGGAGGCGTTCGCCAACGAGGATGTCATGCAGAGCAACTTCGCCGAGGGCGGGTACCTCCCGCCGGACCCGTCGGTCACCGAGTCGGTCGACCCCGAGGAGGTCGGCGCGCTCGGTAACTTCCTCGACACGCTCGCGGTGGCCGGGCAGAACACGGTGCCGCGTCCCGTCACGGTGGCCTGGCCCGACCAGAGTCCGCAGGTCGCCTCCGAGGTCTCGGCGGCCTATCAGGGCGAGAAGTCGCCCGAGGAGGCCATGTCCGACCTGGAGAGCTCGCTCGGTGATATCGAGTCCGACCTCGCCCAATAA